A single region of the Buchnera aphidicola (Formosaphis micheliae) genome encodes:
- a CDS encoding 3-deoxy-7-phosphoheptulonate synthase has product MKKTDELRTIRIDPLVTPVDLAKKYTITPKIMDNVIRTRNSIAKIITGKDKRLLVIIGPCSVHDPVAAVEYASRLNVLRKKYSSRLEIVMRTYFEKPRTVVGWKGLISDPYLNSSFHVNHGLALSRKLLLDINELGMPAATEFLDIVIGQFIADLISWGAIGARTTESQIHREMASALSCPVGFKNGTDGNIRIAIDAIRAAKVKHLFLAPNKHGQMTINHTSGNPLSHIIMRGGKSPNYYEENIALAVKYLQDFNLPEYLMVDFSHGNCLKQHRRQCDVGESISKQIYNGSTAIVGVMIESFLEEGSQKVVKDEPLIYGKSITDPCLGWSDSVSLINRLAKAVDSRF; this is encoded by the coding sequence ATGAAAAAAACAGATGAATTACGTACAATAAGAATTGATCCATTAGTAACGCCTGTTGATTTAGCTAAAAAATATACGATAACTCCAAAAATTATGGATAATGTTATTAGGACTCGGAATAGTATTGCTAAAATTATTACGGGAAAAGATAAACGTTTATTAGTTATAATAGGGCCATGTTCTGTTCACGATCCAGTAGCAGCAGTAGAGTATGCTTCAAGATTAAATGTATTAAGAAAAAAATATAGTTCTCGACTGGAAATTGTTATGAGAACTTATTTTGAAAAACCACGAACAGTAGTTGGTTGGAAGGGGTTAATTTCTGATCCATATTTAAATAGTAGTTTTCATGTGAATCATGGTTTAGCTTTATCAAGAAAACTTTTATTAGATATAAATGAATTAGGTATGCCTGCTGCTACTGAATTTTTAGATATTGTAATAGGGCAGTTTATAGCTGATTTGATTAGTTGGGGAGCTATAGGTGCTAGGACAACTGAAAGTCAAATTCATCGTGAGATGGCTTCAGCTTTGTCTTGTCCAGTTGGTTTTAAAAATGGAACTGATGGTAATATTCGTATTGCCATCGATGCAATAAGAGCGGCTAAAGTAAAACATTTATTTTTAGCTCCTAATAAACATGGTCAAATGACTATTAATCATACTAGTGGTAATCCATTATCTCATATTATTATGCGTGGAGGAAAATCTCCTAATTATTATGAAGAAAATATTGCTTTAGCTGTTAAATATTTACAAGATTTTAATTTACCTGAATACTTAATGGTAGATTTTAGTCATGGAAATTGTTTAAAACAACATCGTCGACAATGCGATGTTGGTGAATCAATATCTAAACAAATTTATAATGGATCTACAGCTATAGTTGGTGTGATGATTGAAAGCTTTTTAGAAGAAGGGTCTCAAAAGGTTGTGAAAGATGAACCATTAATTTATGGAAAATCAATTACAGATCCGTGTTTAGGTTGGTCAGATAGTGTCAGTTTAATTAATCGTTTAGCAAAAGCTGTAGATAGTCGATTTTAG
- the infC gene encoding translation initiation factor IF-3 — protein MKVGKKTQLIRPNRINNEIRAVKVRLSGIDGEQMGVVSLRKALNIAEELGVDLVEISPNAEPPVCRIMDYGKFLYEKGKSYKEQKRKQKIIQIKEVKFRPGTDIGDYQVKLKKLICFLEEGAKVKITLRFRGREMAHQQIGVDMLKRIKCDLNELSIVEFFPNKVEGRQMIMVLSPKKK, from the coding sequence ATTAAAGTTGGCAAAAAAACACAATTAATACGTCCTAATCGTATTAATAATGAAATTCGAGCTGTAAAAGTTCGCTTATCAGGTATTGATGGCGAGCAAATGGGTGTTGTAAGTTTACGTAAAGCTCTAAATATAGCAGAAGAATTAGGAGTAGATTTAGTAGAGATTAGCCCAAATGCAGAACCTCCTGTATGTCGTATAATGGATTATGGTAAATTTTTATATGAAAAAGGTAAATCGTATAAAGAACAAAAAAGAAAACAAAAAATTATTCAAATAAAAGAAGTAAAATTTAGACCAGGAACAGATATTGGAGATTATCAAGTTAAGCTAAAAAAATTAATTTGTTTTTTAGAAGAAGGAGCTAAAGTAAAAATTACATTACGGTTTCGTGGACGTGAAATGGCTCATCAACAAATAGGAGTTGATATGTTGAAGCGTATTAAATGTGATTTAAATGAATTGTCTATAGTAGAATTTTTTCCTAATAAAGTAGAAGGTCGTCAAATGATTATGGTTTTATCTCCTAAAAAGAAATAA
- the thrS gene encoding threonine--tRNA ligase, which translates to MPIVTLLDGSKRTYNYFISVIDIAKDINFSLSQSCVAAWVDNSLVTVDTVIKNDSRIIFIYVENDIALEWIRYSCAQLLSYAIKNAFPDVKVANNGILKNGFYCDIDLEIKLTKNDISIIEHNMLRLVKKKFPIVKKCMSFEQVCNLFISQGNFYKINILNQYFQYKKIIDIYYHEDYFDFCFGMQVPNIKFCSFFKLQNISGAYWLNNKNNKMLQRIYGTAWSNRTQLNMYIDNIKRLQEIDHRVISKKLDLYHIQDEAPGMIFWHNNGLILFRELENFVRFNLIKYNYQEVKTPVIMDQSIWARSGHLNNYQSSIFTTLSENKNYCVKPMNCPGHVQIFNYTLRSYRDLPIRLAEFGSCYRNESSGALHGLMRVRGFTQDDAHIFCTMDQVKEEIKNCIIMIYDLYQIFNFKLISVKLSTRPEKRIGEDKTWDHAENCLVSVLQENNILFEYQSGEGAFYGPKIEFSLHDSLERIWQCGTIQLDFYLPLHLNSFYIDKNNNRQIPVMIHRAILGSIERFIGILIEEYKGVLPVWLAPIQVMVIGVSFRNINYINKVVTSLFTAGIRVKSDLSNDRMNCKIRYHILHYIPYILICGDQEEKNNTVSIKFRTGLEIKNVSINVFIERLKKEIYNRSFNLLEE; encoded by the coding sequence ATGCCTATTGTTACGCTATTAGATGGTAGTAAAAGAACATATAACTATTTTATTTCAGTGATCGATATAGCTAAAGATATTAATTTTAGTTTATCTCAATCATGTGTTGCGGCATGGGTCGATAACAGTTTAGTAACTGTTGATACTGTTATAAAAAATGATTCTCGTATTATTTTTATATATGTTGAAAATGATATTGCTTTGGAGTGGATTCGTTATTCTTGCGCACAATTATTATCATATGCTATAAAAAATGCATTTCCTGATGTTAAAGTTGCTAATAATGGAATTTTAAAAAATGGTTTTTATTGTGACATAGATTTAGAAATTAAATTAACTAAAAATGATATAAGTATTATAGAACATAATATGTTGAGGTTAGTTAAAAAAAAATTTCCTATTGTTAAAAAATGTATGTCATTCGAACAGGTGTGTAATTTATTTATATCTCAAGGAAATTTTTATAAAATTAATATTTTAAATCAGTATTTTCAATATAAAAAAATAATTGATATTTACTACCATGAAGACTATTTTGATTTTTGTTTTGGTATGCAAGTACCTAATATAAAATTTTGTAGTTTTTTTAAATTACAAAATATATCAGGAGCTTATTGGCTGAATAATAAAAATAACAAAATGCTACAAAGAATTTATGGAACTGCTTGGTCTAATCGTACACAGTTAAATATGTATATTGACAACATAAAACGATTACAAGAAATAGATCATAGAGTTATATCGAAAAAATTAGATTTATATCATATACAAGATGAAGCTCCTGGTATGATTTTTTGGCACAACAATGGTTTAATATTGTTTAGAGAATTAGAAAACTTTGTTAGATTTAATTTAATAAAATATAATTATCAAGAAGTTAAAACACCTGTAATTATGGATCAATCTATATGGGCTCGAAGTGGACATTTAAATAATTATCAATCATCAATATTTACTACTTTGTCAGAAAATAAAAATTATTGTGTAAAACCAATGAATTGTCCAGGTCATGTTCAAATTTTTAATTATACATTAAGATCTTATCGGGATTTACCTATTAGACTAGCAGAATTTGGCAGTTGTTATCGTAATGAATCATCTGGAGCTTTGCATGGTTTAATGAGAGTTAGAGGTTTTACGCAAGATGATGCTCATATATTTTGTACCATGGATCAAGTAAAAGAAGAAATAAAAAATTGTATTATAATGATATATGATTTATATCAAATATTTAATTTTAAATTAATTTCAGTAAAATTATCTACTCGTCCAGAAAAACGTATTGGAGAAGATAAAACATGGGATCATGCAGAAAATTGTTTAGTTTCAGTATTACAGGAAAATAATATATTATTTGAATATCAGTCTGGAGAAGGTGCTTTTTATGGTCCTAAGATTGAATTTTCTCTGCATGATTCTTTAGAACGTATTTGGCAGTGTGGTACTATTCAATTAGATTTTTATTTACCATTACATTTAAATTCTTTTTATATAGATAAAAACAATAATCGTCAAATTCCAGTGATGATTCATCGAGCTATATTAGGTTCGATTGAACGTTTTATTGGTATCTTAATAGAAGAATATAAAGGTGTATTACCAGTATGGTTAGCTCCTATACAAGTAATGGTTATTGGTGTTAGTTTTAGAAATATAAATTATATTAATAAAGTAGTAACTAGTTTATTCACTGCAGGTATTCGCGTTAAATCAGATTTAAGTAATGATAGAATGAATTGTAAAATTCGTTATCATATTTTACATTATATTCCGTATATATTAATTTGTGGAGATCAAGAAGAGAAAAATAATACAGTGAGTATTAAATTTAGAACAGGATTAGAAATTAAAAATGTTAGTATTAATGTTTTTATTGAAAGATTAAAGAAAGAAATTTACAATCGAAGTTTTAATTTATTGGAGGAATAA
- the ydiK gene encoding AI-2E family transporter YdiK translates to MYTNRKDIDLPQATFSLIFIIIMTLTSFWIIRPFILGFSWASMVVIATWPFMIRLQFLLCGKRSIAVIIMTVLLLLLFIIPVAFLVNSLIENSVPLINWLTSSNVQFPNLNWLQAIPVIGMKLFVGYHKLLSEGGSALISQLQPYMGMTTKFFIVQVGHFSRFSVDLMFMLIFSIILYWNGEKVGNIIRHFAFRLAGKTGDTLVLLAGQAIRAVALGVVVTALVQGLLGGIGLEISGVPYSALLMILIILFCLLQLGPLPVLIPAIVWLYWHGNKTCGTALLVWSSILCILDHILRPILIRIGADLPTLLILSGVIGGFLTFGMIGLFFGPVVLVISYRLILSWMEEIPSPVSPMSNIVIKRLSKEK, encoded by the coding sequence ATGTATACTAATAGAAAAGATATAGATTTACCACAAGCTACATTTTCATTAATTTTTATTATTATCATGACATTAACAAGTTTTTGGATTATTCGTCCGTTTATTTTAGGATTTTCTTGGGCTAGTATGGTTGTTATTGCTACTTGGCCATTTATGATTAGATTGCAATTTTTATTATGTGGTAAACGTTCTATTGCTGTGATTATTATGACAGTACTTCTATTATTATTATTTATTATTCCTGTTGCATTTTTAGTGAATAGTTTAATTGAAAATAGTGTACCTTTAATTAATTGGTTAACATCTAGTAATGTACAATTTCCAAATTTAAATTGGTTACAAGCTATACCTGTAATTGGTATGAAGTTATTTGTAGGTTATCATAAATTATTAAGTGAAGGTGGATCAGCTTTAATTTCTCAATTACAACCTTATATGGGTATGACAACTAAATTTTTTATTGTTCAAGTAGGTCATTTTAGTCGTTTTTCTGTAGATTTAATGTTTATGTTAATTTTTAGTATAATATTATATTGGAATGGAGAAAAAGTAGGTAACATCATTCGTCATTTTGCATTTAGGTTAGCTGGTAAAACAGGTGATACATTGGTCTTGCTTGCTGGTCAAGCTATTAGAGCTGTTGCATTAGGAGTTGTAGTAACGGCATTAGTACAAGGATTATTAGGTGGAATAGGATTAGAAATTTCAGGTGTTCCATATTCTGCTTTATTAATGATTTTAATTATTTTATTTTGTTTATTACAATTAGGCCCTTTACCAGTTTTAATTCCTGCAATAGTGTGGTTGTATTGGCATGGTAATAAGACTTGTGGTACTGCTTTATTAGTTTGGAGTAGTATTTTATGTATATTAGATCATATTTTACGTCCTATTTTAATTAGAATAGGGGCAGATTTACCTACTTTATTAATTTTATCTGGAGTAATTGGGGGATTTTTAACTTTTGGAATGATTGGTTTATTTTTTGGTCCAGTTGTTTTAGTGATATCATATCGTTTAATTCTATCTTGGATGGAAGAAATTCCTTCTCCAGTATCACCTATGTCTAATATAGTAATCAAAAGATTGTCTAAAGAAAAATAA
- the rplT gene encoding 50S ribosomal protein L20, with the protein MARIKRGVIARARHKKVLKQAKGYYGARSRVYRVANQAVIKSAQYSYRDRRQRKRLFRRLWITRINAAVRSGNISYSQFMHGLKKLNVEIDRKILSDIAIFDEYTFNKLIEKTKFVLQ; encoded by the coding sequence GTGGCTCGTATCAAACGTGGTGTTATCGCTAGAGCTAGACATAAAAAAGTTTTAAAGCAAGCGAAAGGATATTATGGTGCTCGATCTCGAGTATACCGTGTAGCTAATCAGGCTGTTATTAAATCAGCTCAATATTCTTATCGTGATAGAAGACAGCGCAAACGTTTATTTCGTCGATTATGGATTACTCGTATTAATGCAGCAGTAAGATCAGGGAACATTTCGTACAGCCAATTTATGCATGGTTTAAAAAAATTAAATGTAGAGATTGATCGTAAAATTTTATCTGACATTGCAATTTTTGATGAATATACGTTTAATAAATTAATTGAAAAAACAAAATTTGTATTACAGTAG
- the pheT gene encoding phenylalanine--tRNA ligase subunit beta, with the protein MEFSERWLKEWVNLEINTITLCEQLTESGLEVESVKCISGVFNDVIIGKVISCEIHPNDNMWKIFFINIGCNNNIHIISKICNVKIGMKVVIAPIGSILPDKIVIKPINIEGYISEGIICSFFDLGMFEYGEKIIVLPDNAPVGVDLHKYFLLNDNIIKLSVTPNRFDCLGILGIARELYIRNNIKLPVLYIKPVKSIINDTVNVILKAPNICPRYFCRLIKNISNSIITPIWIVEKLRRSNIKSINAIVDIVEYVSIELGLPLHVFNADITVDNIILRKSSLNERTTLINKEEIILDKNVFVISNNHSILSVEGNINTVISEVTTNTKNILVGSAFLNISLDEKVIGKYTGKNFYTNCYEYGVDFNLQEYAIEYVTNLLMDIVGGQSGPLVSETDYSNFCVSRKIKLSRDRLNKVLGFFMEDDLVKENLLKLGFRVIWCSSDYWQVESPSWRFDIKIEEDVIGELVRIYGYNNISSISYVGKMFISNINDKYELLKKTKNLLVNKGFYEIITYSFIDPNMQSMLFPNRKQFFLSNPISKEMSSMRTSLLPGLLNILSYNQDRQRDHICLFESGLCFLEDKNCILGVSQNFYLSGIAYGYIYGNRFWDKTDKRIDFFDMKGVIESIFEINGILKNIDFRSESITCLHVQKSANIYCNGKLIGYFGVLNSYLSQYFKYTYNVVMFEIFWENFLSCDSITIKKFSRFPNSKRDISIIVSKNVPINDIIKTCKDIDIIKIVDVYIFDLYCDNRAIMKNKKSVGVRLIFEDMHKTLIDSEINVIVKKCILKLQKKFQAVLRN; encoded by the coding sequence ATGGAATTTAGTGAAAGATGGTTAAAAGAATGGGTTAATTTAGAGATTAATACTATTACATTATGTGAACAACTTACTGAATCTGGTTTAGAAGTCGAAAGCGTAAAATGTATATCAGGAGTATTTAATGATGTTATAATAGGTAAAGTTATATCTTGTGAGATTCATCCTAATGACAATATGTGGAAAATTTTTTTTATTAATATTGGATGTAATAATAATATTCATATTATATCTAAAATTTGTAATGTCAAGATTGGAATGAAAGTAGTTATTGCTCCTATAGGTTCTATATTACCTGATAAAATTGTGATTAAGCCGATTAATATAGAAGGTTACATTTCAGAAGGGATAATTTGTTCTTTTTTTGATTTAGGAATGTTTGAGTATGGAGAAAAAATAATTGTATTACCTGATAATGCTCCAGTAGGTGTAGATTTACATAAATATTTTTTACTAAATGATAACATTATTAAATTATCTGTTACTCCCAATAGATTCGATTGTTTAGGTATTTTAGGAATAGCTAGAGAATTATATATTCGTAATAATATTAAATTACCTGTATTGTATATAAAACCAGTAAAATCAATAATAAATGATACTGTGAATGTAATTTTAAAAGCACCTAATATATGTCCGCGTTATTTTTGTAGATTGATAAAGAATATTTCTAATAGTATTATTACTCCGATTTGGATAGTAGAAAAATTAAGACGTTCTAACATAAAGAGTATTAATGCAATAGTTGATATTGTAGAATATGTTTCTATTGAATTAGGTTTGCCATTACATGTATTTAATGCAGATATTACAGTAGATAATATAATTTTAAGAAAATCAAGTCTAAATGAAAGAACTACATTAATAAATAAAGAAGAAATAATATTAGACAAAAATGTATTTGTTATTTCTAATAATCATTCTATTTTATCAGTAGAAGGTAATATAAATACTGTGATATCAGAAGTAACTACAAATACTAAAAATATATTAGTAGGATCGGCTTTTTTAAATATTTCTCTTGATGAAAAAGTTATAGGTAAGTATACAGGAAAAAATTTTTATACTAATTGTTATGAATATGGTGTTGATTTTAACCTTCAAGAATATGCTATAGAATATGTGACTAATTTATTAATGGATATTGTAGGAGGTCAATCTGGTCCATTAGTATCAGAGACAGATTATTCTAATTTTTGTGTATCAAGAAAAATTAAATTATCAAGAGATAGATTAAATAAAGTACTTGGTTTTTTTATGGAAGATGATTTAGTTAAAGAAAATTTGTTGAAACTTGGATTTCGAGTAATATGGTGTAGTAGTGATTATTGGCAGGTAGAATCACCGTCATGGCGTTTTGATATTAAAATAGAAGAAGATGTAATAGGAGAATTAGTTCGTATTTATGGTTATAATAATATATCTTCTATTTCTTATGTAGGAAAAATGTTTATCAGTAATATTAATGATAAATATGAACTTTTAAAAAAAACTAAAAATTTATTAGTTAATAAAGGATTTTATGAAATTATCACATATAGTTTTATAGATCCAAATATGCAAAGTATGTTATTTCCTAATCGAAAACAATTTTTTTTATCTAACCCAATATCTAAAGAAATGTCGTCTATGAGAACATCTTTATTACCAGGTCTACTTAATATATTATCTTATAATCAAGATCGTCAGAGAGATCATATTTGTTTGTTTGAAAGTGGATTATGTTTTTTAGAAGATAAAAATTGTATTTTAGGGGTTAGTCAAAATTTTTATTTGTCAGGCATAGCTTATGGATATATTTATGGTAACAGATTTTGGGATAAAACAGATAAAAGAATTGATTTTTTTGATATGAAAGGTGTTATTGAATCTATTTTTGAAATAAATGGAATATTAAAAAATATAGATTTTCGATCTGAATCTATAACATGTTTACATGTTCAAAAAAGTGCTAATATTTATTGCAATGGGAAATTAATAGGATATTTTGGTGTATTAAATTCTTATTTAAGTCAATATTTTAAATATACATATAATGTAGTTATGTTTGAAATATTTTGGGAGAATTTTCTTTCTTGTGATTCTATAACAATAAAAAAATTTTCACGTTTTCCAAATAGTAAACGTGATATTTCTATTATAGTATCAAAAAATGTTCCTATAAACGATATTATCAAAACATGTAAAGATATTGATATTATAAAAATAGTAGATGTATATATATTTGATTTATACTGTGATAATCGTGCAATAATGAAAAATAAAAAAAGCGTTGGTGTACGTTTAATATTTGAAGACATGCATAAAACATTAATTGATAGTGAAATTAACGTCATTGTAAAAAAATGTATATTAAAATTACAGAAAAAATTTCAAGCAGTATTAAGGAATTAA
- the pheS gene encoding phenylalanine--tRNA ligase subunit alpha: MLDPVKFLNLAKIDISETNTIEELNLVKIKYLGKKSVLSKCLLNLHKLSLKDKLKISVKLNQLKKDIKLLINLHKKKLIHVLSSNDKKEYDVDISLLGRRIENGAIHPITTTINIIESFFFTLGFNIVMGPEIEDDYHNFSALNISKNHPSRSEHDTFWFDTERLLRTQTSSMQIRIMKNERPPIRVIVPGKVYRNDYDSTHTPMFHQVEGLILDHVISFSNLKWIMKEFLYFFFKKKIEIRFRPSYFPFTIPSAEIDIIYNQSTWLEVLGCGMVHPNVLSNVNIDSKKYIGCAFGIGVERLAMLRYGISDLRIFFENDLRFLRQFK, encoded by the coding sequence ATGTTAGATCCAGTAAAATTTTTAAATTTAGCTAAAATTGATATTAGTGAAACTAATACTATCGAAGAATTAAATTTAGTAAAAATAAAATATTTAGGAAAAAAAAGTGTTTTATCTAAATGTTTATTAAATTTGCATAAATTATCATTAAAAGATAAGTTAAAAATTAGTGTTAAATTAAATCAATTAAAAAAAGATATAAAATTACTAATTAATTTACATAAAAAAAAGTTAATACATGTTTTATCAAGTAATGATAAAAAAGAGTATGATGTAGATATTTCTTTATTAGGTCGTCGTATTGAAAATGGTGCTATTCATCCTATAACGACGACTATTAATATTATAGAATCGTTTTTTTTTACTTTAGGATTTAATATAGTAATGGGTCCTGAGATAGAAGATGATTATCATAATTTTAGTGCATTAAATATTTCTAAAAATCATCCATCTCGTTCTGAACATGATACTTTTTGGTTTGATACGGAGCGTTTACTAAGAACACAAACTTCTAGTATGCAAATTAGGATAATGAAAAATGAACGACCTCCTATTAGAGTCATAGTTCCTGGAAAGGTGTATCGTAATGATTATGATTCAACACATACTCCAATGTTTCATCAAGTAGAAGGTTTGATACTTGATCATGTTATTAGTTTTTCTAATTTGAAATGGATTATGAAAGAATTTTTGTATTTCTTTTTTAAAAAAAAAATAGAAATAAGATTTCGTCCGTCATATTTCCCTTTTACAATACCATCAGCAGAAATTGATATCATTTATAATCAAAGTACATGGTTAGAAGTATTAGGATGTGGTATGGTACATCCTAATGTTTTAAGTAATGTAAATATTGATTCTAAAAAATATATAGGTTGCGCTTTTGGTATAGGTGTAGAAAGGTTAGCTATGTTGCGTTATGGAATATCAGATTTACGTATTTTTTTTGAAAATGATTTGCGATTTTTAAGACAATTTAAATAA
- a CDS encoding integration host factor subunit alpha, protein MVFTKAKLLECLFESLKIKKKDVKNIIELFFKEVCFALEDGEKVKLSGFGNFDLRYKEERPGRNPKTGEKILIKARRIVVFKPGKKLKNRFKIHNFN, encoded by the coding sequence ATGGTATTTACTAAAGCTAAATTATTGGAGTGTTTGTTTGAAAGTTTAAAAATAAAAAAAAAAGATGTTAAAAATATTATAGAGTTGTTTTTTAAAGAAGTTTGTTTTGCTTTAGAAGATGGTGAAAAAGTTAAATTATCAGGATTTGGTAATTTTGACTTAAGATATAAAGAAGAACGTCCTGGTAGAAATCCTAAAACAGGTGAAAAAATATTAATTAAAGCAAGGAGAATAGTAGTATTTAAGCCTGGAAAAAAATTGAAAAATAGATTTAAAATACATAATTTTAATTAG
- the rpmI gene encoding 50S ribosomal protein L35, whose amino-acid sequence MPKIKTLRSAAKRFKKTASGMFKHKQANLRHLLTKKTTNRKRNLRSKTMVLQGDIRRVITFLPYL is encoded by the coding sequence GTGCCTAAAATAAAAACGTTGCGTAGTGCCGCTAAAAGATTTAAAAAGACTGCTTCTGGTATGTTTAAACATAAACAAGCTAATTTACGTCATTTATTAACTAAAAAAACTACTAATAGGAAACGTAATTTACGTTCTAAAACAATGGTATTGCAAGGAGATATTAGGAGAGTAATTACTTTTTTACCATATTTATAA
- the tgt gene encoding tRNA guanosine(34) transglycosylase Tgt, with the protein MDFVKIKQDGKARLGLLKFNRGIVETPVFMPVGTYGAVKGMTSEDLKLTRTKIILGNALHLSMRPGQKIIKLHGNLHNFMQWNGPILTDSGGFQIYSLSKIRKIDCNGVYFIHPNDGSKVFFTPEQSIDVQYDLGSDISMCLDECVSYPVIWEKAKNAMETSINWAIKSRRYFDMKKNSNALFGIIQGSIFKDLRDMSINKLLNIGFDGYAVGGFAVGETKELMYSLLEHICDQIPVDKPRYLMGIGKPSDLIESVRRGVDMFDCVLPTRNARNGYLFVSQGIIRIRNRKYKNDLSVLDDNCNCYTCKNFSRSYLHHLDRCNEILGIRLNTIHNLYFYQNFMHNLRISIKNNNFNKFADHFYQMNHI; encoded by the coding sequence ATGGATTTTGTTAAAATAAAACAAGATGGTAAAGCTAGATTAGGTTTATTAAAGTTTAATAGAGGTATTGTAGAAACGCCTGTTTTTATGCCAGTTGGAACATATGGTGCAGTGAAAGGAATGACTTCAGAAGATTTAAAATTAACAAGAACTAAAATAATTTTAGGTAATGCGTTACATTTATCTATGAGACCTGGTCAGAAAATCATAAAATTACATGGTAATTTACATAATTTTATGCAATGGAATGGTCCTATTTTAACTGACTCTGGAGGTTTTCAAATTTATAGTTTGTCTAAAATAAGAAAAATTGATTGTAACGGAGTATATTTTATACATCCTAATGATGGTAGTAAAGTGTTTTTTACTCCTGAACAATCCATTGATGTACAATATGATCTTGGTTCTGACATATCTATGTGTTTAGATGAGTGTGTGTCTTATCCTGTTATTTGGGAAAAAGCTAAAAATGCTATGGAAACATCTATAAATTGGGCAATTAAATCTCGTCGTTATTTTGATATGAAGAAAAATAGTAATGCTTTGTTTGGTATTATACAAGGTTCTATATTTAAAGATTTACGAGATATGTCTATTAATAAATTGTTAAACATTGGATTTGATGGATATGCCGTAGGAGGATTTGCTGTAGGTGAAACAAAAGAACTGATGTATTCATTATTAGAACATATTTGCGATCAAATACCTGTGGATAAACCTAGATATTTAATGGGAATTGGTAAACCATCTGATTTAATTGAATCTGTACGTAGAGGAGTTGATATGTTTGATTGTGTATTACCAACAAGAAATGCTAGAAATGGATATCTTTTTGTTAGCCAAGGTATAATAAGAATTCGTAATAGAAAATATAAAAATGACTTATCTGTATTAGATGATAACTGTAATTGTTATACATGTAAAAATTTTAGTCGTTCGTATTTACATCATCTTGATCGTTGTAATGAAATATTGGGAATTCGTTTAAATACTATTCATAATTTATATTTTTATCAAAATTTTATGCACAATTTACGTATATCTATTAAAAATAATAACTTTAATAAATTTGCTGATCATTTTTATCAGATGAATCATATATAA